The proteins below come from a single Saccharophagus degradans 2-40 genomic window:
- the gorA gene encoding glutathione-disulfide reductase, producing MTFDYDFFVIGAGSGGVRASRIAAGLGAKVAVAEDTFMGGTCVNVGCVPKKLFVYASEFAEHFEAAKGFGWQQVDGSFDWPTLRDNKTKEIERLNGIYERMLGGANVEVIHGRATLLGNNKVGIGDKVVTAKHILIATGGTPKWPTFEGAEHCITSDQIFYLETLPKRVLVQGGGYIAVEFAGILNGLGCATELAYRGPLFLRGFDSEVREFVATQMAEKGVQLSFNTDIESIAKNDDGSLTVRLNNGEVREVDAVLSAIGREPRINGLGLENTQVKTAKNGFIEVDNNFLTADPSIYAVGDVVGRMPLTPVALAEGMALARYLFDNKPIELNYSNIPTAVFCQPNIATVGLTQQQAEEQFGEVLVFKSDFKALKHTLSGLAERTLMKLIVDKTTDKVVGCHMVGPDAAEIMQGIAVAIVAGATKQDFDNTIGIHPSAAEEFVTMRSPV from the coding sequence ATGACTTTTGACTATGATTTTTTTGTAATTGGTGCAGGCTCGGGTGGCGTGCGTGCCAGTCGTATTGCGGCAGGCCTTGGTGCGAAAGTGGCGGTTGCCGAGGACACGTTTATGGGGGGCACATGCGTTAATGTTGGCTGTGTTCCTAAAAAGTTGTTTGTATACGCCTCGGAGTTTGCCGAGCATTTTGAAGCTGCGAAAGGGTTTGGCTGGCAACAAGTGGATGGCAGTTTCGATTGGCCGACATTACGTGATAACAAAACCAAAGAAATTGAGCGGTTAAATGGTATATACGAGCGCATGCTGGGTGGGGCCAATGTAGAGGTTATTCATGGTCGCGCCACGCTGCTGGGCAATAATAAGGTTGGTATTGGCGATAAAGTTGTAACTGCAAAGCATATTCTTATTGCAACGGGTGGTACACCTAAGTGGCCAACGTTCGAAGGCGCAGAGCACTGCATTACTAGCGATCAAATTTTCTATTTAGAAACCTTGCCCAAGCGCGTATTGGTGCAGGGTGGTGGTTATATTGCTGTGGAGTTTGCCGGTATTTTAAATGGGCTGGGTTGTGCTACAGAGCTCGCCTATAGAGGCCCTTTATTTTTGCGTGGCTTCGATAGTGAAGTGCGGGAGTTTGTGGCTACCCAAATGGCCGAGAAGGGCGTGCAGCTTTCGTTTAATACCGATATAGAAAGTATTGCTAAGAATGACGATGGTTCGCTGACCGTTAGATTGAATAATGGCGAAGTGCGCGAAGTGGATGCGGTACTTAGCGCAATTGGTCGCGAGCCGCGTATTAATGGTTTGGGGCTTGAAAATACCCAAGTAAAAACTGCAAAAAATGGTTTTATAGAGGTCGATAACAACTTTTTAACCGCGGACCCAAGCATTTATGCCGTAGGTGATGTGGTTGGCCGCATGCCTCTTACCCCTGTCGCGTTGGCTGAAGGTATGGCGTTAGCGCGTTACTTGTTTGACAACAAACCCATTGAGCTTAACTATTCGAATATTCCCACGGCAGTATTTTGTCAGCCTAATATTGCGACTGTAGGGCTTACGCAGCAGCAAGCCGAAGAGCAATTTGGCGAAGTGTTGGTGTTTAAAAGCGATTTTAAAGCGCTTAAACACACGCTTTCTGGTTTAGCGGAGCGCACCTTAATGAAGCTAATAGTAGATAAAACTACCGATAAGGTTGTGGGGTGTCATATGGTGGGGCCAGATGCCGCTGAGATTATGCAGGGCATAGCTGTTGCTATTGTGGCCGGCGCAACCAAGCAGGATTTTGACAATACTATTGGTATCCACCCAAGCGCAGCTGAGGAATTTGTTACTATGCGCAGCCCAGTTTAG
- the aac(3)-Ig gene encoding aminoglycoside N-acetyltransferase AAC(3)-Ig, which translates to MPLEIKQITENELSQMEALSAVFGEVFSDKETYTENKPSADYVRSLLSSDYFIALAALDESKVIGGLAAYELKKFEQERSEIYIYDLAVIAAHRRKGVAIALIERLKIIAAERGAYVIYVQADTGPEDKPAIELYSKLGVQEEVLHFDIEVKGNHGVT; encoded by the coding sequence ATGCCATTAGAGATTAAACAAATCACTGAGAACGAGTTGTCGCAAATGGAAGCGCTGTCAGCTGTTTTTGGTGAAGTATTTTCAGATAAAGAAACTTACACCGAGAACAAGCCAAGTGCCGACTACGTGCGGTCACTTCTCAGCAGTGATTATTTCATTGCACTTGCGGCATTGGATGAAAGCAAGGTCATAGGAGGATTAGCGGCATACGAACTCAAAAAATTCGAGCAAGAACGCAGTGAAATTTACATTTATGACCTCGCAGTTATTGCTGCACACCGTCGAAAAGGTGTTGCAATAGCGCTAATTGAAAGGCTGAAAATAATTGCCGCGGAGCGAGGTGCCTACGTGATATATGTCCAAGCTGACACCGGGCCAGAGGATAAGCCGGCTATCGAACTGTATTCAAAACTTGGAGTGCAGGAAGAGGTTCTGCATTTTGATATTGAGGTAAAAGGAAATCACGGCGTCACATAA
- a CDS encoding SRPBCC family protein has translation MQDTINRDITINASKEHIYDAISNPEHVTKWFPTTIEGDYSVGSQPIFGFGEHGKNQIYVVAARPHEYFAYRWVPGANHYLGDVLAVPNTLVEFKITELADDTCKVTLTESGFSSLPTELMEAAFNQNSGGWDFMLSRLESLFDA, from the coding sequence ATGCAAGACACCATCAACAGAGACATCACCATTAATGCGTCAAAAGAACATATCTATGACGCAATCTCAAATCCTGAACACGTAACCAAGTGGTTCCCGACAACGATCGAGGGAGACTACTCAGTGGGCTCGCAACCTATCTTTGGCTTTGGCGAACACGGCAAAAATCAAATTTACGTTGTTGCTGCACGCCCTCATGAGTACTTCGCCTATAGGTGGGTGCCAGGTGCAAATCACTACCTTGGCGATGTACTTGCAGTACCAAATACATTGGTCGAATTCAAAATCACCGAGCTGGCAGACGACACATGCAAAGTAACTCTTACTGAATCGGGTTTTTCAAGCCTGCCGACAGAACTCATGGAAGCGGCATTCAACCAAAACTCCGGGGGTTGGGACTTCATGCTCAGTCGGTTGGAATCACTCTTTGATGCCTAA
- a CDS encoding DoxX family protein yields the protein MKKYGWGISIFFSLFILAGSVAPKFLGAQVAIDPLIEIGWPPKHIYLLGFLELLFTVLYLVPRTSLIGAVLMTGYLGGALASNLRVESPLFSHTLFSVYLGVFMWLSLWLRDNNLRKYFQS from the coding sequence ATGAAGAAGTATGGGTGGGGAATTTCAATCTTTTTCTCGTTGTTTATTTTGGCTGGGTCAGTCGCCCCAAAGTTCTTGGGCGCTCAAGTAGCAATCGATCCTCTTATTGAAATTGGGTGGCCGCCTAAACATATCTACTTATTAGGATTTTTGGAGTTACTGTTTACAGTATTGTACTTGGTTCCGAGAACCTCGCTAATCGGAGCCGTATTAATGACTGGTTATCTCGGTGGTGCACTGGCAAGTAATTTGCGTGTAGAGAGCCCTTTGTTTTCTCACACTCTATTTAGTGTATATCTCGGTGTATTTATGTGGCTTTCTCTTTGGCTTAGAGATAATAATCTTAGAAAATATTTTCAATCTTAA
- a CDS encoding OmpA family protein, whose translation MRIQSLASLIVIASATSFTVGCSTANTDTAGTENQNDYELVSMKIDQDVYNATGGKSAVVSVETPAEQEQPKQEITHIEDVVYFEFDSKELTAEAEQKLEKLANEAKKSENENIVVVLKGFADATGPEEYNQELSKERAQNVKAFLESNGVEAREYNVVALGESNPVADNDTKQGRAQNRRVVLVIEPTESVASF comes from the coding sequence ATGCGTATTCAATCATTAGCGAGTTTAATTGTTATAGCATCAGCCACTTCATTCACAGTTGGCTGCAGCACAGCAAATACAGATACCGCCGGCACCGAAAACCAAAACGACTATGAACTGGTATCCATGAAAATAGATCAGGACGTTTACAATGCCACGGGCGGAAAATCAGCAGTAGTTAGCGTTGAAACGCCGGCAGAGCAAGAACAACCCAAGCAGGAAATAACCCACATAGAAGATGTGGTGTACTTTGAATTCGACTCAAAGGAATTAACTGCCGAAGCGGAACAGAAACTTGAAAAATTAGCGAACGAAGCTAAAAAATCAGAAAACGAAAATATTGTTGTGGTGCTTAAAGGATTTGCCGACGCAACCGGACCAGAAGAATACAACCAAGAGCTATCTAAAGAGCGCGCCCAAAACGTAAAAGCCTTTTTAGAAAGCAACGGTGTAGAAGCAAGGGAATATAATGTAGTGGCACTAGGCGAAAGCAACCCCGTAGCCGACAACGACACCAAACAGGGCCGCGCCCAAAACCGTCGAGTTGTGCTTGTAATAGAGCCTACCGAATCTGTTGCTAGCTTCTAA
- a CDS encoding AAA family ATPase, with protein MKNQGKLYFFCGKMGAGKSTRSQVVAAENGAVLISEDDWLSAHYPAQIQTFDDYIKLSNLIKPFVKKHVQKLLNLGVNVVMDFPANTVKQRAWFKALCSEVGSEHELWYLDLSDEQCLSQIARRRVMHPERAHFDTEAVFRYVTQYFEVPEINEDLNVIDVTRSP; from the coding sequence ATGAAAAATCAAGGAAAGCTGTATTTCTTTTGTGGCAAGATGGGGGCAGGGAAGTCTACTAGATCGCAGGTTGTGGCGGCTGAAAATGGTGCTGTCTTAATCTCTGAGGACGACTGGTTGTCGGCGCACTATCCAGCACAAATTCAAACATTTGACGATTACATTAAGCTTTCAAACCTTATTAAACCATTCGTTAAAAAACACGTTCAAAAGCTACTGAATTTAGGTGTGAATGTTGTAATGGATTTTCCTGCAAATACTGTAAAGCAAAGAGCTTGGTTTAAGGCGTTGTGCTCTGAAGTGGGCAGTGAACACGAGCTTTGGTATTTAGACTTGAGTGATGAACAGTGTTTATCACAAATCGCTCGGCGTCGTGTTATGCATCCGGAAAGGGCTCACTTCGATACTGAAGCGGTTTTTCGTTATGTGACTCAGTATTTTGAAGTGCCTGAGATTAATGAAGATCTAAATGTGATAGATGTGACAAGAAGCCCTTAA
- a CDS encoding DUF4259 domain-containing protein, with protein sequence MGAWGMGVFDDDTSCDLLYDAMDTDAGTFIAKAVGHKDSDYLEYDDCHEVIVSGAILDSLLVGTKYSHETEGYDDWLSKQDKSALSKYKEDIVSGLNLVLSDKSELNELWQENEEDYPTWKSNIEGIIANLRS encoded by the coding sequence ATGGGTGCATGGGGGATGGGTGTATTCGATGATGATACATCTTGTGATTTACTCTACGATGCAATGGATACTGATGCAGGTACATTCATAGCGAAAGCAGTTGGGCACAAAGATTCGGATTACCTTGAATATGATGATTGTCACGAGGTCATCGTTTCCGGGGCAATCTTGGATTCCCTTCTCGTCGGAACAAAGTACTCGCATGAAACGGAAGGGTACGATGATTGGCTTTCGAAGCAAGATAAATCGGCACTATCCAAGTACAAAGAAGATATTGTTTCTGGGTTAAATTTGGTGCTATCGGATAAATCCGAATTGAATGAACTGTGGCAAGAAAACGAAGAAGACTACCCCACTTGGAAGTCTAATATTGAAGGCATTATTGCCAATCTTCGCAGCTAA
- a CDS encoding ArsR/SmtB family transcription factor, giving the protein MPNHMNEAAIYKALGDPIRLEIVKRLSTESTCTIGELSTNLDVSRQGARKHLQVLVSANVLILEQIGRQTDVSLNKHSLKIARDFIAQLERQWDNRLETLKHYVEGSK; this is encoded by the coding sequence ATGCCTAATCATATGAATGAAGCGGCCATATACAAAGCGTTAGGCGATCCCATCAGATTGGAAATAGTTAAAAGGCTCTCCACGGAATCAACTTGCACAATTGGTGAACTTTCGACAAACCTTGATGTATCCAGACAAGGGGCTCGGAAACATCTCCAAGTTTTGGTTAGCGCCAACGTCCTGATTCTCGAGCAAATTGGAAGGCAAACAGACGTGTCCCTAAACAAGCATTCCTTGAAAATTGCACGTGACTTCATAGCTCAACTCGAACGCCAGTGGGACAATCGCTTAGAAACGTTGAAACATTATGTTGAAGGATCGAAGTGA
- a CDS encoding pyridoxamine 5'-phosphate oxidase family protein: MEYIKTRNELRTAFEATHDVAERKVLRFIDGHSRRFIEKSPFLLIGSQDASGNGDVSPKGDFPGFVKIIDKNTLAIPDRPGNNRLDTWENIIENPGVGLIFMIPGMNETLRINGQARLTLDKDLCSQMQVNNRPAKAVLIVKILEVYMHCAKAFIRSKLWSPNTWSPRTDMPTLGKMLKDHASLSETASELDDILDKAYRNSLW; the protein is encoded by the coding sequence ATGGAATATATTAAAACGCGCAATGAACTTAGAACCGCTTTCGAAGCAACACACGATGTTGCCGAAAGGAAAGTTCTTCGGTTTATAGATGGGCACTCCCGCCGCTTCATTGAGAAATCTCCTTTTCTATTAATTGGGTCTCAGGACGCATCCGGTAATGGTGACGTATCTCCAAAAGGTGATTTTCCCGGCTTTGTAAAAATCATAGACAAGAATACTCTTGCTATCCCTGATCGACCGGGAAATAACCGACTAGATACGTGGGAGAATATAATCGAAAACCCCGGCGTAGGCCTTATCTTTATGATTCCGGGTATGAATGAAACACTTAGAATTAATGGCCAGGCTCGTTTAACCCTTGACAAGGATCTTTGTTCGCAGATGCAGGTTAATAATCGTCCCGCAAAAGCCGTTCTAATCGTTAAAATTCTTGAAGTATACATGCATTGCGCTAAGGCTTTTATTAGATCTAAATTGTGGTCTCCAAATACCTGGTCTCCTCGGACTGATATGCCGACACTCGGGAAAATGCTGAAAGACCATGCGTCTCTATCTGAGACGGCCAGCGAGTTAGATGATATTCTTGATAAGGCCTATCGAAACTCGCTTTGGTAA
- a CDS encoding DMT family transporter — MSNSLSVFALTLFALIAFAANSILCRLALGAEQVDPASFTALRLLAGAIALYACVTLQARQRPKLVFRPAMAGLLFGYAACFSFAYVSMSTGAGALLLFGVVQLTMLLASWLKGEGLTGRVLMGTGFAFCGLVYLLLPSAEAPSLTSSILMVVSGVGWGLYSLLGVAASRPLLITLSNFCFSLPLAGLLLIGFYVISGHWHLSVWGALYATASGAIASGLGYAVWYKALPYLKGKKAASVQLSVPIIAGVGGWLFMTEPLSARFLIASVAVLGGVYIAISAKNVN, encoded by the coding sequence ATGAGTAATTCTCTGTCTGTTTTTGCGCTTACCCTTTTTGCGCTTATAGCGTTTGCCGCAAATTCTATTTTGTGCCGGTTGGCCTTGGGTGCAGAGCAGGTTGACCCAGCATCGTTTACCGCACTGCGCTTATTGGCGGGGGCAATCGCACTTTATGCGTGTGTAACGTTACAGGCGCGACAAAGGCCCAAGCTCGTATTTAGGCCAGCAATGGCTGGGTTGCTATTTGGCTATGCGGCTTGCTTTTCGTTTGCTTATGTTTCTATGTCTACCGGTGCTGGGGCGTTGCTGCTATTTGGCGTAGTACAACTGACCATGCTGCTGGCATCTTGGTTAAAAGGTGAAGGCTTAACCGGTAGGGTGTTGATGGGGACGGGGTTCGCCTTTTGTGGGCTTGTGTATTTGCTTTTACCCAGTGCAGAGGCGCCTTCGCTTACTAGCAGCATATTGATGGTAGTGTCTGGCGTGGGTTGGGGGCTGTATTCGTTACTTGGTGTTGCTGCATCTCGGCCTTTGCTCATTACGTTAAGTAATTTTTGTTTTAGTTTGCCCTTGGCGGGGCTGTTGCTAATCGGTTTTTATGTTATTTCCGGCCATTGGCATTTAAGTGTATGGGGGGCGCTCTATGCGACTGCTTCTGGGGCGATTGCATCGGGTTTGGGCTATGCCGTTTGGTATAAGGCGTTACCCTATTTAAAGGGTAAGAAAGCGGCTTCGGTGCAGTTATCTGTGCCCATTATTGCCGGTGTAGGTGGCTGGTTATTTATGACAGAGCCCCTAAGTGCGCGATTTTTAATAGCCAGCGTTGCAGTGCTGGGGGGCGTTTATATTGCTATATCGGCCAAAAATGTGAATTAA
- a CDS encoding Txe/YoeB family addiction module toxin, whose protein sequence is MKQTFSSRAWEEYLNWQKTDKAMLKRINTLIKNTTRDPFDGIGKLEPLKHSLSGYWSRRINDEHRFVYKVSDDQLLIAQLRYHYEY, encoded by the coding sequence ATGAAGCAGACCTTCTCTTCTAGGGCTTGGGAAGAGTATCTAAATTGGCAAAAGACCGATAAGGCGATGCTGAAGCGTATCAACACTCTAATTAAGAATACAACCCGAGATCCCTTTGATGGGATTGGTAAGCTAGAACCGCTCAAACATAGCCTTTCTGGCTACTGGTCTCGACGGATTAATGATGAACATAGATTCGTTTATAAAGTCTCAGACGATCAACTTCTCATTGCGCAATTGCGATATCACTACGAGTACTGA
- a CDS encoding IS110 family transposase, giving the protein MRFYTISHKHYCGIDLHTKMMYVCILDSDANILIHKNIPTNGKAFLKLIAPYREDIVVGVECMFSWYWLADLCAKEGIEFILGHALYMRCIHGGKAKNDKVDSEKIARIMRGGDFPLAYAYPAELRPVRDLMRRRSHLVRIKSEIQSHISITNYQYNLEPFDKNIVHKGNREGIADHFDNASVRLNVETDIAVMDSLHDQIRNLENYIIRHAKDYDGRMLYRLKTVPGIGDILDLTIMYEILSIDRFPTVQNFCSYSRLVKCANESAGKKMGTSGSKIGNAHLKWAFSEAAILFIRGNDKAQKYVTKLSKKFGKGKALSILSHKLGRAIYFMMKRNDVFDMNYFFRNS; this is encoded by the coding sequence ATGAGATTTTATACCATTTCCCACAAACATTACTGCGGAATAGATTTGCATACCAAAATGATGTACGTCTGCATACTTGATTCTGATGCTAACATACTGATTCATAAGAATATACCTACTAATGGTAAGGCGTTTTTAAAGCTCATAGCCCCCTATCGTGAAGACATTGTCGTAGGCGTTGAGTGCATGTTTTCTTGGTATTGGCTGGCTGATTTGTGCGCCAAAGAAGGCATCGAATTTATCTTAGGCCATGCACTTTACATGAGGTGTATTCACGGCGGAAAGGCCAAAAACGATAAAGTTGACTCGGAAAAAATCGCACGCATTATGAGAGGCGGCGATTTCCCTCTCGCCTATGCCTATCCTGCCGAGCTTCGGCCTGTTCGCGACCTCATGCGTAGACGAAGCCATTTGGTTCGCATTAAGAGTGAGATTCAAAGCCATATTAGTATCACCAACTACCAATATAATCTTGAGCCGTTCGACAAAAACATCGTTCACAAAGGTAATCGCGAAGGTATAGCAGATCACTTCGATAACGCTTCTGTACGACTTAATGTTGAAACCGATATTGCCGTTATGGACAGCCTTCACGATCAGATACGGAACCTCGAAAACTACATTATCAGGCATGCGAAAGACTACGATGGCCGAATGTTGTACCGATTAAAAACAGTTCCTGGGATTGGCGATATTTTGGATTTAACAATCATGTATGAAATTCTATCGATCGATCGCTTTCCAACGGTTCAAAATTTTTGTTCATACTCCCGTTTAGTTAAATGTGCGAATGAGTCGGCTGGCAAAAAAATGGGGACATCAGGCTCAAAAATAGGTAACGCTCATCTAAAATGGGCCTTTTCTGAAGCGGCTATTTTATTCATACGTGGAAATGATAAAGCTCAGAAATATGTTACTAAATTAAGCAAGAAGTTTGGCAAAGGTAAAGCGCTGTCCATACTATCTCACAAATTAGGACGCGCTATTTATTTTATGATGAAAAGGAACGATGTCTTTGATATGAATTACTTTTTTCGAAATAGTTAA
- a CDS encoding type II toxin-antitoxin system Phd/YefM family antitoxin — translation MDALSYTAARANLAKTMEKVCNDHAPVIITRKSEAPVVMVSLADYQAMEETAYLMRSPANARHLLESIAELEAGKGTERSLSE, via the coding sequence ATGGACGCTTTAAGCTACACAGCCGCTAGAGCTAACCTAGCAAAAACTATGGAGAAAGTCTGCAATGACCATGCTCCGGTCATTATTACCCGTAAAAGCGAGGCTCCCGTTGTTATGGTCTCACTTGCGGACTACCAAGCGATGGAAGAAACCGCGTACCTTATGCGCTCTCCCGCCAATGCCAGGCACTTACTTGAGTCTATAGCCGAACTAGAGGCAGGCAAAGGAACTGAAAGGAGCTTGAGTGAATGA
- a CDS encoding DUF4287 domain-containing protein, giving the protein MANQEKVKGPASYFPSIEKKYGHPIEHWLNLLTKNKSLKHMEMVSWLKDEHGLGHGHANALVAYFRKENGI; this is encoded by the coding sequence ATGGCTAACCAAGAAAAAGTTAAAGGACCCGCGTCATACTTTCCCTCAATTGAAAAAAAATATGGGCACCCAATCGAGCATTGGTTAAATCTACTTACAAAGAACAAAAGCCTTAAACATATGGAGATGGTCTCCTGGTTAAAAGATGAGCACGGTCTTGGCCATGGGCATGCCAACGCGCTTGTTGCTTATTTTCGCAAAGAGAATGGTATATAG
- a CDS encoding IS110 family transposase codes for MRFYTISHKHYCGIDLHTKMMYVCILDSDANILIHKNIPTNGKAFLKLIAPYREDIVVGVECMFSWYWLADLCAKEGIEFILGHALYMRCIHGGKAKNDKVDSEKIARIMRGGDFPLAYAYPAELRPVRDLMRRRSHLVRIKSEIQSHISITNYQYNLEPFDKNIVHKGNREGIADHFDNASVRLNVETDIAVMDSLHDQIRNLENYIIRHAKDYDGRMLYRLKTVPGIGDILALTIMYEILSIDRFPTVQKFCSYSRLVKCANESAGKKMGTSGSKIGNAHRKWAFSEAAILFIRGNDKAQKYVTKLSKKFGKGKALSILSHKLGRAIYFMMKRNDVFDMNYFFRNS; via the coding sequence ATGAGATTTTATACCATTTCCCACAAACATTACTGCGGAATAGATTTGCATACCAAAATGATGTACGTCTGCATACTTGATTCTGATGCTAACATACTGATTCATAAGAATATACCTACTAATGGTAAGGCGTTTTTAAAGCTCATAGCCCCCTATCGTGAAGACATTGTCGTAGGCGTTGAGTGCATGTTTTCTTGGTATTGGCTGGCTGATTTGTGCGCCAAAGAAGGCATCGAATTTATCTTAGGCCATGCACTTTACATGAGGTGTATTCACGGCGGAAAGGCCAAAAACGATAAAGTTGACTCGGAAAAAATCGCACGCATTATGAGAGGCGGCGATTTCCCTCTCGCCTATGCCTATCCTGCCGAGCTTCGGCCTGTTCGCGACCTCATGCGTAGACGAAGCCATTTGGTTCGCATTAAGAGTGAGATTCAAAGCCATATTAGTATCACCAACTACCAATATAATCTTGAGCCGTTCGACAAAAACATCGTTCACAAAGGTAATCGCGAAGGTATAGCAGATCACTTCGATAACGCTTCTGTACGGCTTAATGTTGAAACCGATATTGCCGTTATGGACAGCCTTCACGATCAGATACGGAACCTCGAAAACTACATTATCAGGCATGCGAAAGACTACGATGGCCGAATGTTGTACCGATTAAAAACAGTTCCTGGGATTGGCGATATTTTGGCTTTAACAATCATGTATGAAATTCTATCGATCGATCGTTTTCCAACGGTTCAAAAGTTTTGTTCATACTCCCGTTTAGTTAAATGTGCGAATGAGTCGGCTGGCAAAAAAATGGGGACATCAGGCTCAAAAATAGGTAACGCTCATCGAAAATGGGCCTTTTCTGAAGCGGCTATTTTATTCATACGTGGAAATGATAAAGCTCAGAAATATGTTACTAAATTAAGCAAGAAGTTTGGCAAAGGTAAAGCGCTGTCCATACTATCCCACAAATTGGGACGCGCTATTTATTTTATGATGAAAAGGAACGATGTCTTTGATATGAATTACTTTTTTCGAAATAGTTAA
- a CDS encoding acyltransferase family protein has translation MRFFLRPQASCQYLAPLDGVRAIAVMLVITFHAYFFLQYGMAEMSNFIEFSNSLPAVLSWVRRGDLGVDLFFVLSAFLIGSQLFCENYQTDHICLKRFYLKRFLRIYPIYLFALGIHVASKGWDPALLGNIFAFNNLVNLENIIIPWSWSLSVEIQFYAVFPLLILALTRTSQAVFFAAIVILFSLTWTSYFYFTNPVLQTQSVIDVIANKDKATQIYYMQYLYVSPAVRAPAFIFGAAAAWLWNNKREACTSYYQRHKKLFLIGSIAAIAIMAVISSVNIYQPKTTMSTVQNTLYTLNMLFGRTLFALLAAGLLLVVLIPKQQVSFPSRLLSSKWLFPIARGSYSMYLFHPIFLFAAFALLFGEQKINQVSLTQLFALAGLGILFSFVFSIFTYYLIEKWFTFSRIAHFIDSKKSTVDA, from the coding sequence ATGCGCTTCTTTCTCCGCCCTCAAGCTAGCTGCCAATACCTTGCCCCACTAGACGGCGTAAGAGCTATAGCAGTCATGCTGGTAATCACCTTTCATGCCTACTTTTTTTTACAGTACGGTATGGCTGAGATGAGCAACTTTATTGAGTTTAGCAATAGCCTACCCGCCGTTTTAAGCTGGGTACGACGCGGCGACTTAGGTGTGGATTTATTCTTTGTGCTAAGCGCTTTTTTGATTGGCAGCCAATTGTTTTGCGAAAACTATCAAACAGATCACATATGCTTAAAGCGTTTTTACCTAAAACGTTTTCTACGTATTTATCCCATCTACTTATTTGCGCTGGGCATACATGTCGCATCCAAAGGTTGGGACCCAGCCTTATTAGGCAATATTTTTGCATTTAATAATTTAGTGAACCTAGAGAATATAATTATCCCTTGGAGCTGGTCGCTCTCTGTAGAGATTCAATTTTACGCAGTGTTCCCCCTACTAATTTTGGCTTTAACACGTACATCACAAGCCGTATTTTTTGCCGCAATAGTAATACTCTTCTCGCTTACTTGGACAAGCTACTTCTACTTTACAAACCCAGTACTACAAACCCAATCTGTAATAGATGTAATTGCAAATAAAGACAAGGCTACCCAAATTTACTACATGCAATACTTGTATGTATCACCTGCCGTTCGAGCACCCGCATTTATTTTTGGTGCCGCCGCGGCTTGGCTTTGGAACAACAAGCGAGAGGCTTGTACTTCTTACTACCAACGTCACAAAAAATTGTTTTTAATAGGCAGCATTGCAGCGATAGCCATAATGGCCGTTATTAGCTCGGTAAATATTTACCAGCCCAAGACAACCATGAGCACCGTGCAAAACACCCTATACACACTCAATATGCTGTTTGGCCGTACGTTATTCGCCTTATTGGCAGCGGGCTTATTACTTGTAGTGCTTATACCCAAACAGCAAGTATCGTTTCCCAGTCGTCTACTCAGCTCGAAATGGCTGTTCCCTATCGCTAGGGGTAGTTACTCCATGTATCTATTCCACCCTATTTTCTTATTCGCAGCATTTGCATTGTTATTTGGCGAACAAAAAATTAATCAAGTTAGCTTAACCCAACTGTTTGCATTAGCGGGCTTAGGCATATTGTTTTCATTTGTTTTCAGTATTTTTACCTACTACCTAATAGAAAAGTGGTTTACATTTAGCCGTATAGCACACTTTATAGATTCCAAAAAATCAACCGTCGACGCCTAG